One genomic window of Desulfovibrio subterraneus includes the following:
- a CDS encoding SLC13 family permease — MSYRPALSVDRIIALIIACVATAIWLFKPLAASGITTPNTDSVFAVMVFTMGMWVCGALPEYLTTLIFFSVMMLCKLAPPAVVFAGFSSSAFWLVFAGLVLGLSVRESGLGKRIAVHLGALCGESYISIVIAMAGFGLVLAFLMPSAVGRVVLMIPILTAFGESRGYKAGSRGAGGILMAGAAGTMLPAFTILPSNVANMVLSGTMEALYGTVPTYGQYMLIHFPVLGLLKLFLVVIVAVLLFREKPSAPPAKQEALAPISSAERNLMLLLVASLILWMTDAVHGIAPAWVGLAAAVVCLVPKAGLLKEGAFSRLGFASLFYVAGVIGLGAVVRDYNLGVLGAHGVLDIFPLTPGADAWNYAVLTGTSTLTGMLTTTVGVPAVMTPMGPELANASGLALMTVLMTQTIGFSTIFLPYQTPAIVVAAQMSNLPSRAVNSYFVSLFVTTIIFILPLNYFWWKLLGLL, encoded by the coding sequence ATGTCATACCGCCCCGCTTTGTCCGTTGACCGTATCATTGCCCTGATCATCGCCTGTGTTGCAACTGCCATCTGGCTGTTCAAGCCCCTTGCCGCTTCCGGCATCACCACGCCGAATACGGACAGCGTGTTCGCGGTCATGGTCTTCACCATGGGCATGTGGGTCTGCGGCGCGCTGCCTGAATATCTGACCACCCTCATCTTCTTCAGCGTGATGATGCTCTGCAAGCTTGCCCCGCCTGCCGTGGTCTTTGCCGGATTCAGTTCATCCGCCTTCTGGCTTGTCTTTGCCGGACTTGTTCTCGGGCTCTCGGTAAGAGAAAGCGGCCTCGGCAAGCGTATTGCCGTGCATCTGGGCGCCCTGTGCGGCGAATCCTACATTTCCATCGTCATCGCCATGGCCGGATTCGGGCTCGTTCTGGCCTTTCTCATGCCTTCTGCCGTGGGCCGCGTGGTGCTCATGATCCCCATACTCACCGCCTTTGGCGAAAGCAGGGGCTACAAGGCCGGCTCACGCGGCGCAGGCGGCATTCTCATGGCAGGCGCGGCAGGGACCATGCTCCCCGCCTTCACCATTCTGCCCTCCAACGTGGCAAACATGGTACTCAGCGGCACCATGGAAGCCCTGTACGGCACCGTACCTACCTACGGCCAGTACATGCTCATCCACTTTCCCGTGCTGGGCCTGCTCAAGCTGTTTCTCGTGGTCATTGTCGCCGTGCTGCTGTTCAGGGAAAAGCCCTCGGCACCTCCGGCAAAGCAGGAGGCGCTCGCCCCCATCTCGTCCGCCGAACGCAACCTCATGCTGCTGCTCGTGGCATCCCTCATTCTCTGGATGACGGACGCCGTGCACGGTATTGCCCCTGCGTGGGTCGGCCTTGCCGCGGCTGTTGTCTGCCTTGTTCCCAAGGCCGGACTGCTGAAGGAAGGGGCCTTCTCACGCCTCGGGTTCGCCTCGCTGTTCTATGTGGCCGGTGTTATCGGGCTGGGCGCGGTAGTGCGCGACTACAATCTGGGGGTGTTAGGAGCGCACGGCGTGCTTGATATCTTTCCGCTCACCCCGGGTGCAGACGCCTGGAACTATGCCGTGCTCACAGGCACCAGCACCCTTACGGGCATGCTGACAACCACAGTTGGCGTTCCTGCCGTCATGACCCCCATGGGGCCGGAGCTGGCCAACGCATCGGGCCTTGCGCTCATGACCGTGCTCATGACCCAGACTATCGGGTTTTCCACCATATTCCTGCCCTATCAGACACCGGCCATTGTGGTGGCGGCGCAGATGAGCAACCTGCCCTCGCGGGCGGTGAACAGCTATTTTGTCTCGCTGTTCGTAACAACAATCATCTTCATCCTGCCGCTCAACTATTTCTGGTGGAAGCTGCTGGGGCTTCTGTAG
- a CDS encoding sigma-54 interaction domain-containing protein, whose amino-acid sequence MANLTTGPPAEKAGNKNIPTPIPVITGLLHGSVAAASLLDGLPVGVALLDTERRVIRINSRGEALLGIGPDQACGLPCHHVIRSSRCFKDCPLAPGGPDGGLVEAVSTTCPISHDTDIIDRQRRKVPVRACVVPLHDEKGTHVGYMEVLEEVTACAAPAPSAAGDSELEGFISHSPAMQPLFSAMRIIAETDSTVLITGETGTGKDLLAEAIHKASGRASGPFVKVNCGALPEHLLESELFGHVRGAFTGAVSDKPGRFRLAAGGTLFLTEIGDLPLSLQVKLLTVLDDQCIHPLGATRPVTVDVRIIAATHRNLERMVQEGRFREDLLFRLNVVRLHVPPLREREGDVRLLLDHFLRRMASSGKRGVQSFTPEALKLLCEYDWPGNVRELRNIVEYAVHFSSGDTIGIPSIPKSVLDRIEQGPQLRAETSHPAQRSLPAPGSSYSAHDSAYGTSSTHSHTSGREQDEAESRQHNRQHEGQHGRQFDRRHDAERDNPAQRNDPVFLSWQDKERAMILDALERTGGRRQQAAELLGWSRSTLWRKLNSHGLV is encoded by the coding sequence ATGGCAAATCTGACCACAGGACCGCCCGCTGAGAAAGCGGGGAACAAAAACATTCCCACTCCCATTCCCGTCATAACGGGATTGCTGCACGGTTCCGTGGCAGCCGCATCCCTGCTGGACGGCCTGCCTGTCGGCGTTGCCCTGCTGGATACCGAAAGACGGGTAATACGCATCAACAGCCGTGGCGAAGCCCTGCTGGGCATAGGTCCGGATCAGGCATGCGGCCTGCCGTGCCACCATGTCATCCGTTCCTCCCGCTGTTTCAAGGACTGCCCTCTGGCTCCGGGCGGCCCTGACGGGGGGCTTGTGGAGGCCGTCTCCACCACCTGCCCCATCTCTCATGACACGGACATCATAGACAGGCAGCGCCGCAAAGTGCCTGTGCGTGCCTGCGTTGTTCCCCTGCATGACGAGAAGGGGACACACGTAGGCTACATGGAAGTGCTTGAAGAAGTCACAGCCTGCGCCGCCCCCGCCCCTTCGGCTGCAGGGGACTCCGAACTGGAAGGCTTCATTTCGCACAGCCCGGCCATGCAACCACTGTTTTCCGCCATGCGCATCATTGCGGAGACCGATTCCACAGTCCTCATCACCGGCGAAACCGGCACAGGCAAAGACCTGCTCGCCGAAGCCATACACAAGGCTTCAGGCCGGGCATCCGGCCCCTTTGTCAAGGTGAACTGCGGTGCCCTGCCGGAGCATCTGCTTGAATCGGAACTCTTCGGCCACGTGCGCGGCGCCTTCACGGGCGCGGTATCGGACAAACCCGGCCGCTTCCGCCTTGCCGCAGGCGGCACACTCTTCCTGACTGAAATCGGCGACCTGCCTCTCTCGCTGCAGGTAAAGCTGCTCACCGTGCTCGACGACCAGTGCATACACCCCCTCGGGGCCACCCGCCCTGTTACCGTGGATGTCCGCATCATTGCGGCCACCCACCGCAACCTCGAACGCATGGTGCAGGAAGGCCGCTTCCGCGAAGACCTGCTTTTCCGGCTTAATGTCGTGCGTCTGCATGTTCCCCCGCTGCGTGAACGCGAGGGCGACGTGCGCCTGCTGCTCGACCACTTCCTGCGGCGCATGGCCAGCTCCGGCAAGCGCGGTGTGCAGAGCTTCACCCCCGAAGCGCTGAAACTGCTCTGTGAATACGACTGGCCCGGCAATGTGCGCGAATTGCGCAACATCGTGGAGTATGCCGTGCATTTTTCTTCGGGTGATACCATCGGTATTCCGAGCATTCCCAAATCTGTACTCGACCGCATAGAGCAGGGTCCTCAGCTCAGGGCCGAGACATCGCATCCAGCCCAGCGCAGCCTCCCTGCGCCAGGGTCAAGCTACAGTGCGCACGATTCTGCCTATGGCACCTCTTCCACTCACAGCCACACATCCGGCAGGGAACAGGACGAAGCGGAATCTCGCCAGCACAACCGGCAGCACGAAGGTCAGCACGGGCGGCAGTTCGACCGCCGCCACGATGCCGAGCGCGACAATCCGGCCCAGCGCAACGACCCTGTTTTCCTGTCATGGCAGGATAAGGAACGCGCCATGATACTCGACGCACTTGAACGCACGGGCGGACGCAGACAGCAGGCAGCCGAGCTGCTGGGCTGGAGCCGGAGCACCCTGTGGCGCAAGCTGAACAGCCACGGGCTAGTCTAA
- a CDS encoding outer membrane lipoprotein, with product MKNRITIPLLLVAALLLSACASSSGDTYSPDQARMEQTVTYGVITGIAPVTIQSDQTGLGTLGGAVAGGVVGSTIGGGSGRILSAVGGAIVGAVAGGMGESALRKHDGLEITVQKDSGETVVIVQEADKEPLAKGDRVRILKAQDGSTRVRPLP from the coding sequence ATGAAAAATCGTATTACCATCCCGCTGCTTCTGGTCGCCGCACTGCTGCTTTCCGCATGTGCCAGCAGCAGCGGAGATACCTACTCCCCCGATCAGGCCCGCATGGAACAGACCGTGACATACGGCGTCATCACCGGCATTGCACCGGTGACCATCCAGAGTGACCAGACCGGCCTCGGCACGCTCGGCGGCGCGGTTGCCGGCGGCGTGGTAGGCAGCACCATCGGCGGCGGCTCAGGCCGCATTCTCAGCGCCGTGGGCGGGGCCATTGTAGGTGCCGTTGCAGGCGGCATGGGCGAAAGCGCTCTGCGCAAGCACGACGGGCTGGAAATCACCGTCCAGAAGGACAGCGGCGAAACGGTTGTGATCGTGCAGGAAGCCGACAAGGAACCGCTCGCCAAGGGAGACCGTGTCCGCATCCTCAAGGCACAAGACGGCTCCACACGCGTTCGCCCCCTGCCCTGA
- a CDS encoding response regulator, which yields MSDIRILFIDDETAFTATLLERMELRNITAMSAPDGHSGIAMMDESVRRGTPFEVIVLDVLMPGMDGLETLRHLRQRHPHIPVVVLTGHGSTRDGMKAMQLGAVDYLVKPVDIDELVRVIHNAAECAGALAPKVCTEGTAQE from the coding sequence GTGAGCGACATACGCATACTGTTCATTGACGACGAGACGGCCTTCACCGCCACCCTGCTTGAGCGCATGGAATTGAGAAACATTACGGCCATGTCCGCACCGGACGGGCATAGCGGCATAGCCATGATGGATGAATCCGTGCGCAGGGGCACCCCGTTCGAGGTTATCGTGCTGGACGTGCTCATGCCCGGCATGGACGGACTGGAAACCCTGCGGCACCTGCGCCAGAGACACCCCCACATACCGGTTGTGGTGCTCACGGGGCACGGGTCCACGCGCGACGGCATGAAGGCCATGCAGCTCGGTGCCGTGGATTATCTGGTCAAGCCCGTGGATATTGATGAACTTGTCCGCGTTATCCATAACGCCGCAGAATGCGCAGGCGCGCTCGCCCCCAAGGTATGTACTGAAGGAACGGCGCAAGAATGA
- a CDS encoding NifB/NifX family molybdenum-iron cluster-binding protein: MKKLLIALHGDEVSPRFDLTREAWIGSIHDGGVVRKRNVVLPQASSEGLCHLAVTEDVDALVCGGIEDEFYQYLHWKRITVYDNVIGPLEDVVQAYIDGTLVAGAILIEGGASCPDGSTGESA; this comes from the coding sequence ATGAAAAAGCTGCTCATTGCCCTGCACGGAGACGAAGTCTCTCCGCGCTTCGACCTCACACGTGAAGCATGGATAGGCAGCATCCACGACGGCGGCGTTGTCCGCAAACGGAACGTGGTGCTTCCGCAGGCTTCTTCCGAAGGGCTCTGCCACCTTGCCGTCACGGAAGACGTGGACGCGCTGGTATGCGGCGGAATTGAAGACGAATTCTATCAGTATCTGCACTGGAAGCGGATAACCGTATATGACAATGTCATCGGCCCGCTGGAAGATGTGGTTCAGGCATATATTGACGGCACACTGGTGGCCGGAGCCATACTCATCGAAGGAGGCGCATCATGTCCCGATGGCAGCACTGGCGAAAGCGCGTAA
- a CDS encoding ATP-binding protein, whose amino-acid sequence MAKSITNRLHNDVFTTFMVIALLFIALGIFMQVQWMDDHIEAECRHLDALVAREQNMLANELFEGRTPALTLRIGEISMVQDIRQVVLYTAAGTPLAHAEAGTATMGGDTIAPLALQHMDAGAPFSFTHDFDTLQFWRPITAIGETLGWIQITYELSRLKKQAVGFFAFFFCLLLITLVCMQMLLISRLRQSVVNPLEELDTAMREMDAGSLSLSFPADKASREIAMLANSFQDLIARLKESYLTLDKANAALARSEQRLSRVFAATSDAIWEWSFKTGETYFSPRYYEMLGYKDQELPMIYETFKSLCHPQDFPETEARMAESVRINDALSYNAEFRMRAKDGSWRWIHSRGRVVERDASGYAIKICGTHTDITERRYNEEKHRVLFEASPEAILILKDEIITDCNPRAAEFFRCPRKALIGLRHTELSPLHQPDGKRTEDRAAEVFLQLQTNGSLTFEWLHRRFDGTLFYAEVSLAAMDLRNETHVVTFLRDISERKQVQDIMIQNEKMISVGGLAAGMAHEINNPLGGILQGIQNIRRRLSPDLPANIEAAGTTGCDLAAMGKYIQLRKIDQLMEGIRESGQRAAEIVASLLTFSRKSERVYALSNMPELIDRAIGLTESDYDMRRSYDFKNIEIVRDYQPDMPGVECSATEVVQVIFNIVRNAAQAIARQEDRKAKGTISIALHHDNGQCFIDIQDNGPGMDDETKRRVFDPFFTTKEPGEGTGLGLAVSFQIISVYHGGELSVASTPGQGTVFRIRLPLHHNPYPQLKA is encoded by the coding sequence TTGGCCAAAAGCATCACCAACCGCCTGCACAACGATGTGTTTACCACCTTCATGGTCATTGCCCTGCTGTTCATCGCGCTTGGTATATTCATGCAGGTACAGTGGATGGACGATCATATCGAGGCAGAATGCCGCCATCTCGACGCGCTTGTGGCACGTGAGCAGAACATGCTGGCAAACGAGCTCTTCGAGGGCAGAACACCCGCACTCACCCTGCGCATCGGTGAAATAAGCATGGTGCAGGATATAAGGCAGGTGGTGCTGTACACGGCCGCAGGAACGCCTCTGGCGCATGCGGAAGCAGGAACAGCCACAATGGGGGGTGACACCATTGCCCCGCTCGCCCTTCAGCACATGGACGCAGGCGCTCCCTTTTCCTTCACGCACGATTTTGACACGCTCCAGTTCTGGCGTCCCATAACAGCCATCGGCGAAACACTGGGCTGGATACAAATTACCTACGAACTCAGCAGGCTGAAAAAACAGGCCGTGGGGTTTTTCGCCTTCTTCTTCTGTCTGCTGCTCATTACGCTGGTCTGCATGCAGATGCTGCTCATCAGCCGGTTACGCCAATCCGTGGTCAATCCCCTTGAAGAGCTGGATACCGCCATGCGTGAAATGGACGCCGGCAGCCTTTCCCTTTCCTTTCCCGCAGACAAGGCCAGCCGCGAAATAGCCATGCTGGCAAACTCCTTTCAGGACCTGATAGCGCGGCTCAAAGAGTCCTACCTGACGCTGGACAAGGCGAATGCCGCCCTTGCGCGCAGCGAGCAACGGCTTTCGCGGGTATTTGCCGCCACATCGGATGCCATATGGGAGTGGTCGTTCAAGACGGGAGAAACCTATTTCAGCCCCCGCTACTACGAGATGCTCGGCTACAAAGATCAGGAACTCCCCATGATTTATGAGACCTTCAAGTCGCTCTGCCACCCGCAGGACTTTCCTGAAACCGAGGCCCGGATGGCGGAATCCGTGCGCATCAACGACGCATTATCGTACAACGCTGAATTCCGTATGCGGGCGAAGGACGGCAGCTGGCGCTGGATTCACTCCCGAGGCAGGGTCGTTGAACGCGATGCCTCGGGCTATGCCATCAAAATCTGCGGAACGCATACCGACATTACGGAACGCCGTTACAACGAAGAAAAACACCGCGTCCTTTTTGAAGCCTCACCTGAAGCCATTCTCATATTGAAAGATGAGATAATAACCGACTGCAACCCCCGTGCGGCTGAATTCTTCCGCTGCCCGCGCAAGGCGCTCATCGGCCTTCGCCATACCGAGCTCTCTCCTCTGCACCAGCCTGACGGAAAAAGAACAGAGGACAGAGCAGCCGAAGTATTCCTCCAGCTTCAAACCAATGGCTCACTTACATTCGAATGGCTGCACCGCCGGTTCGACGGCACCCTGTTCTATGCCGAAGTCTCACTTGCAGCCATGGACCTGCGCAACGAGACACATGTTGTCACCTTCTTGCGTGACATATCCGAACGCAAGCAGGTGCAGGACATCATGATCCAGAACGAAAAAATGATCTCGGTCGGGGGATTGGCCGCAGGCATGGCGCACGAGATAAACAATCCGCTCGGGGGCATTCTTCAGGGTATTCAGAACATCAGGCGCAGGCTCTCGCCCGACCTGCCCGCCAATATTGAAGCGGCCGGAACTACCGGCTGCGACCTTGCTGCCATGGGTAAATACATACAGCTGAGAAAAATAGATCAGCTTATGGAAGGTATTCGGGAATCGGGCCAGCGGGCGGCTGAAATAGTCGCCAGCCTGCTCACGTTCAGCCGCAAGAGCGAGAGGGTGTATGCCCTCAGCAACATGCCCGAACTGATAGACAGGGCCATAGGCCTGACGGAATCGGACTACGACATGCGCCGCAGTTACGACTTCAAAAACATCGAGATTGTCCGCGACTACCAGCCGGACATGCCGGGAGTGGAATGTTCGGCAACAGAGGTTGTGCAGGTGATCTTCAACATCGTCCGCAACGCGGCCCAGGCCATTGCCCGACAGGAAGACAGAAAGGCAAAGGGAACCATCTCCATCGCCCTGCATCATGATAACGGACAATGCTTCATAGACATACAAGACAACGGGCCGGGAATGGACGACGAAACCAAGCGCCGCGTATTCGATCCATTCTTCACCACCAAGGAGCCGGGTGAAGGGACCGGACTGGGGCTTGCCGTGTCGTTTCAGATCATATCCGTATACCACGGCGGGGAACTCAGCGTGGCTTCCACTCCGGGGCAGGGAACCGTGTTCCGCATCCGGCTGCCGCTGCACCACAACCCGTACCCCCAGCTCAAGGCCTGA
- a CDS encoding NAD(P)H-dependent oxidoreductase, which yields MSNVLIINGHEYYSFSEGKLNASLVDVARDTLTAMGHQVQVSTMREEYDPGAEVDKHVWADSVIVQSPVNWMGVPWSCKKYMDLVYTTGLDGRLCTGDGRTRSDASKQYGTGGVLQGRKYMFSLTFNAPREAFDDAGQYLFQGRGVDDLFWPMHMNFRFFGMTPIDTFVCYDVVKNPRIEEDFSRYKTHLEQHFA from the coding sequence ATGTCGAATGTTCTCATCATAAACGGCCATGAATATTATTCCTTTTCCGAAGGAAAACTGAATGCCTCGCTGGTGGATGTGGCGCGGGATACGCTGACTGCTATGGGGCACCAGGTGCAGGTGAGTACCATGCGCGAGGAATATGATCCCGGTGCGGAGGTGGACAAGCACGTCTGGGCCGATAGTGTGATTGTGCAGTCTCCGGTGAACTGGATGGGGGTGCCGTGGAGCTGCAAGAAGTACATGGACCTTGTCTATACCACGGGGCTGGACGGCAGGCTCTGCACGGGAGACGGCAGAACCCGTTCGGATGCGAGCAAGCAGTATGGAACGGGGGGTGTGTTGCAGGGGCGCAAGTACATGTTCTCGCTTACCTTCAATGCCCCGCGCGAAGCTTTTGACGATGCCGGACAGTACCTGTTTCAGGGCAGGGGAGTGGACGATCTCTTCTGGCCCATGCATATGAACTTCCGTTTTTTCGGCATGACGCCGATTGATACCTTTGTCTGCTACGATGTGGTGAAAAACCCGAGAATCGAAGAAGATTTCAGCCGCTACAAGACCCATCTGGAACAGCACTTCGCCTGA
- a CDS encoding ABC transporter substrate-binding protein: MPPYHRNRPAFRASGNAPVLTGRLLHTLLAVAVVMIFFVAETQAAEPKPIVIAACFAMTGSGALENSPNFRVAQLAAKDINDSGGVLGRPLQILELDTGSTPIGARQAALAALDAGVVAVVGPSWSSQGFPMARVLQKAGIPMIGPTTTAVGLTAIGNYIFRACYTDTGQAEALAGFARQEMKANRVAVMTIAGDVYSEGLSSAFAKRFTETGGTVAVQSRYLEDAMDFTRQVDDIVASRPDIVFASGFTRDSGLLLKQARKAGVAIPFIGGDGWSPSERFHHIDLSEGENYYSSHWHKDMDTPANRHFIKLLQQEMGDTAPEFIDAATPTVFDAVGLIAEAIRRAQDTDPEKIRIALNSISNYEGVTGTISYAGSRDPAKPVIILHITPDGVAFVKAVTP, translated from the coding sequence ATGCCCCCCTATCACCGGAACAGACCCGCCTTTCGCGCTTCAGGAAATGCCCCGGTTCTTACCGGCCGCCTTCTTCATACCCTTCTGGCGGTGGCGGTAGTCATGATCTTTTTCGTGGCAGAAACACAAGCGGCAGAGCCTAAGCCCATTGTCATTGCGGCCTGTTTTGCAATGACCGGCAGCGGCGCTCTGGAAAACTCCCCGAACTTCAGGGTAGCCCAGCTTGCTGCAAAAGATATTAACGACTCCGGCGGGGTGCTGGGCAGGCCCCTGCAGATTCTCGAACTTGATACGGGCAGCACCCCCATAGGTGCGCGTCAGGCCGCGCTGGCCGCGCTGGATGCCGGAGTTGTGGCCGTAGTCGGCCCCTCATGGAGCTCGCAGGGCTTCCCCATGGCCAGAGTGCTCCAGAAAGCAGGAATACCCATGATCGGCCCCACAACAACTGCTGTGGGCTTGACTGCCATAGGCAACTACATTTTCAGAGCCTGCTATACGGATACGGGGCAGGCAGAGGCGCTTGCCGGCTTTGCCAGACAGGAAATGAAGGCGAACAGGGTCGCGGTGATGACCATAGCCGGAGACGTATACAGCGAAGGACTGAGCAGCGCCTTTGCCAAACGGTTCACCGAAACGGGAGGCACCGTGGCCGTGCAATCACGCTATCTGGAAGACGCCATGGACTTCACCAGACAGGTCGATGACATAGTGGCATCCAGACCCGACATCGTCTTCGCATCCGGCTTCACACGAGACTCCGGCCTGCTGCTCAAACAAGCCCGCAAGGCAGGAGTTGCCATACCGTTCATCGGCGGCGATGGCTGGTCCCCCTCTGAGCGCTTTCACCACATAGACCTGTCCGAGGGAGAAAATTACTACTCATCCCACTGGCACAAAGACATGGATACCCCGGCAAACAGACATTTCATCAAACTGCTCCAGCAGGAGATGGGAGACACCGCACCGGAGTTCATCGACGCGGCAACGCCTACCGTATTCGACGCAGTCGGCCTGATTGCGGAAGCCATCCGGCGGGCGCAGGACACTGATCCGGAAAAGATACGCATCGCGCTCAATTCCATCAGCAACTATGAAGGGGTTACGGGGACCATATCCTACGCAGGCTCGCGCGACCCTGCCAAGCCGGTCATAATACTGCACATCACCCCTGACGGGGTTGCATTCGTAAAAGCCGTAACCCCCTGA
- a CDS encoding sensor histidine kinase has product MSRWQHWRKRVTDIFTFPEGMDEARYRHLKRNIGVLMAMVSIVPLCLMALINFHIYRASLDRELEVPMRGLVNKTKHSFELYLRERLSAVSFIASAYSWDELSKEQTLSRIFHIAKQEFEGLVDFGLIDAEGRQVAYVGPYNLKDKNYAEQPWFHETRIRGSFISDVFLGYRNVPHIVIAVEGHTVSGRIWVLRATINTDRFNELIASMELDAESDAFLANTKGLLQTRSRLFGEPMTQLPFSLPGSSYQASAFHVDGPDGVHYFATATSFVNPDYVLVAMRPVSGLASSWYTLRSDLLMVLVGGAVLIMLVAFKLTDILVQRVMDADRSREAAFREIEHTHKLSSIGRLAAGVAHEINNPLAIINEKAGLMKDLLAREPESPLNERLGKQIGGVLESVARCRTITHRLLGFARRMDVSIEQLDVNDVIRDVLGFLEKEVVKRSVDLRLELSEAAPLIASDRGQLQQVFLNIIGNAFEAIADGGSITIATRTVDDGVSVSVRDNGCGMSQETLSHIFEPFFTTKKGTGTGLGLSITYGIIRKLGGRIDVHSEVGEGTIFTVLLPWGKPETPAPQGDNAHIGYASLPWPEQENNS; this is encoded by the coding sequence ATGTCCCGATGGCAGCACTGGCGAAAGCGCGTAACGGACATTTTCACCTTTCCGGAAGGAATGGATGAAGCCCGCTACAGGCACCTCAAGCGCAATATCGGGGTGCTCATGGCCATGGTTTCCATCGTTCCCCTGTGCCTCATGGCGCTCATCAACTTCCACATCTACCGCGCCTCTCTGGACAGGGAGCTGGAAGTGCCCATGCGCGGTCTGGTCAACAAAACCAAGCATTCCTTTGAACTCTACCTTCGCGAACGCCTCTCCGCTGTCAGTTTTATCGCCTCTGCCTATTCGTGGGATGAACTGTCCAAGGAACAGACCCTCAGCCGTATCTTTCACATCGCCAAGCAGGAATTCGAGGGCCTTGTCGATTTCGGCCTCATAGATGCCGAAGGAAGGCAGGTCGCCTATGTCGGCCCCTACAACCTCAAAGACAAAAATTATGCAGAGCAGCCGTGGTTCCACGAAACCCGCATCCGCGGCTCGTTCATAAGTGACGTATTTCTCGGTTACCGTAACGTGCCGCATATCGTCATTGCCGTGGAGGGACACACGGTTTCCGGCAGAATTTGGGTGCTGCGTGCCACCATCAATACAGACAGGTTCAACGAGCTTATCGCCTCCATGGAACTTGATGCGGAATCGGACGCCTTTCTCGCCAACACCAAGGGGCTGTTGCAAACCCGCTCGCGTCTCTTCGGCGAGCCCATGACCCAGCTGCCCTTCTCCCTGCCGGGCTCAAGTTATCAGGCCAGCGCCTTTCATGTGGACGGGCCTGACGGCGTGCACTATTTCGCCACGGCCACATCGTTCGTCAATCCTGACTATGTGCTTGTGGCCATGCGCCCTGTTTCAGGCCTTGCCAGCTCCTGGTACACACTACGCAGCGACCTGCTCATGGTGCTCGTCGGCGGCGCGGTGCTCATCATGCTGGTGGCATTCAAACTGACGGACATTCTCGTGCAGCGCGTCATGGATGCCGACCGCAGCCGCGAGGCAGCCTTCCGCGAGATAGAGCACACCCACAAGCTCTCGTCCATCGGACGCCTTGCCGCAGGTGTGGCGCATGAAATCAACAACCCGCTGGCCATCATCAATGAGAAAGCGGGCCTGATGAAGGATCTGCTTGCACGCGAACCGGAATCGCCGCTGAACGAACGGCTTGGCAAGCAGATCGGCGGGGTGCTCGAATCCGTGGCCCGCTGCCGCACCATCACCCACCGTCTGCTCGGCTTTGCACGCCGCATGGATGTTTCCATCGAGCAGCTGGATGTGAATGACGTCATACGTGACGTTCTCGGCTTCCTTGAAAAGGAAGTGGTGAAACGCTCCGTTGACCTGCGGCTCGAACTCTCTGAGGCCGCCCCCCTTATCGCATCCGACAGGGGTCAGCTGCAGCAGGTGTTCCTGAACATCATCGGCAATGCCTTTGAAGCCATTGCCGACGGCGGCTCCATCACCATTGCCACCCGCACCGTGGATGACGGTGTGAGCGTTTCGGTCCGCGACAACGGCTGCGGCATGTCGCAGGAAACGCTCTCCCACATTTTCGAACCCTTCTTCACCACCAAGAAGGGCACGGGCACCGGACTGGGGCTTTCCATCACATACGGCATAATCCGCAAGCTGGGCGGCAGGATTGACGTACATAGCGAAGTGGGAGAAGGCACCATCTTCACTGTGCTTCTTCCCTGGGGAAAACCGGAAACTCCGGCTCCGCAGGGCGACAATGCCCACATCGGCTACGCCTCGCTGCCGTGGCCCGAACAGGAGAACAACTCGTGA